A genomic stretch from Edaphobacter aggregans includes:
- a CDS encoding LolA family protein, producing MTTIRCIAASLLLSAVIISPAAAQPKPGNLDMVLHQLDESAAKFRSAEADLRWDFYERVVKETTTQTGSIFFKREGGQTIMGAKLVPPSARFLEYRDGLLRIYDPGTNHLTLISTKDNQAQAESLLTLGFGGSGTDLAKAWTISDLGTEPINDGEKTVTTAKLDLVSKNQSIRNMFTHIIIWVDTSRGISLKQQLFTPSEDVRTSTYTHIRYNQPVNTAPYAIKPGKNPTIDRH from the coding sequence ATGACGACCATCCGCTGCATCGCCGCCTCCCTCCTCCTCTCCGCCGTCATCATCTCGCCCGCCGCCGCCCAACCCAAGCCCGGAAACCTCGACATGGTCCTCCACCAACTCGACGAGAGCGCGGCCAAATTCCGCTCAGCCGAAGCCGACCTTCGCTGGGACTTCTACGAGCGCGTCGTCAAGGAGACCACCACTCAGACCGGCAGCATCTTCTTCAAACGGGAAGGCGGTCAGACCATCATGGGAGCCAAACTCGTCCCCCCGTCAGCCCGCTTCCTCGAGTACCGCGACGGCCTCCTCCGAATCTACGATCCCGGCACCAACCACCTCACCCTCATCTCGACCAAAGATAACCAGGCTCAGGCTGAAAGCCTCCTCACCCTCGGCTTCGGAGGCAGCGGCACCGACCTCGCCAAAGCCTGGACCATCTCCGACCTAGGCACCGAGCCCATCAACGACGGCGAAAAAACGGTTACCACCGCCAAACTCGACCTCGTCTCCAAAAACCAAAGCATCCGCAACATGTTCACCCATATCATCATCTGGGTCGACACCAGCCGTGGCATCTCTCTCAAACAACAACTCTTCACCCCATCCGAAGACGTGCGCACCAGCACCTACACCCATATCCGCTACAACCAGCCAGTCAACACCGCTCCCTACGCCATCAAACCCGGCAAAAACCCAACCATCGACCGCCACTAA